In Paenarthrobacter sp. GOM3, a single window of DNA contains:
- a CDS encoding inorganic diphosphatase yields the protein MKHDVTIEIPKGSRVKYEVDHETGRVRLDRVLFTSMQYPTHYGFFENTLGEDGDPLDALVLLQDFDLHPGVIVESRPIGVFNMTDDGGGDAKVLCVPVDARFDHIQEVSDVSEFLIKEIEHFFTRYKDLEPGKWVKAEGWGDRAAAEAELEASIKRYVPAAGH from the coding sequence ATGAAGCACGACGTGACCATCGAGATCCCCAAGGGATCGCGCGTCAAGTACGAAGTTGACCACGAAACCGGCCGTGTCCGCCTGGACCGCGTACTGTTCACCTCCATGCAGTACCCCACGCACTACGGTTTCTTCGAGAACACGCTGGGCGAAGACGGCGATCCCTTGGACGCACTGGTGCTCCTCCAGGACTTCGACCTCCACCCGGGCGTCATCGTTGAATCCCGCCCCATCGGCGTCTTCAACATGACCGACGACGGCGGCGGAGACGCCAAGGTCCTCTGCGTTCCTGTTGACGCACGTTTCGACCACATCCAGGAAGTCAGCGACGTCAGCGAGTTCCTGATCAAGGAAATCGAGCACTTCTTCACGCGTTACAAGGACCTGGAGCCCGGCAAGTGGGTCAAGGCTGAGGGCTGGGGCGACCGTGCCGCCGCCGAGGCCGAGCTGGAAGCTTCCATCAAGCGCTACGTTCCGGCTGCGGGACACTGA
- the dacB gene encoding D-alanyl-D-alanine carboxypeptidase/D-alanyl-D-alanine endopeptidase — protein MGVKNGDARSGLSAAWGRLKWPVLLASVLLCLGAVVVAGMMPGLLSLPKPTPSTPAWQQEPQHLSNARGVLPLDANAPLPASAEVTALLDATLKPDGAGSISGVVMDASTGKVLFDRDASANRIPASNMKLLTAVAALKALGPDTRFTTRVLGSDNPSTVVLTGGGDVLLGASPSDPNAVMGRAGLASLAADTATALTAAGVKGPVTVQVDDTLFSGAPLNPAWSLDDVAAGETAPLFSLALNSGRYSPTVMSGPRPQDSAVTTAQAFAEQLAAAGVAVSPGVERGKGLPTKVLAAAESATVSEQVDLMLETSDNFLAEALGRMTAAASGKEATYDGATAAVRQRLAELGIATDSMQLADVSGLALENQVSARQFVEVVRAITSGPDLSLRTALDGFPVAGLTGTLDNRYVDASTAEGAGLVRAKTGTLNSVIALSGYVVDADGRLLVFSFIGNGLEPGAAGNKVAMDRAASGLASCGCRS, from the coding sequence ATGGGCGTTAAAAACGGGGATGCCCGCTCAGGGTTATCCGCGGCGTGGGGGCGCTTGAAATGGCCGGTGCTGTTGGCCTCCGTCCTGCTGTGCCTCGGTGCCGTAGTGGTGGCCGGGATGATGCCCGGGCTGCTTTCACTGCCCAAACCGACGCCGTCAACACCCGCCTGGCAGCAGGAACCGCAGCACCTTTCCAACGCGCGCGGGGTCCTTCCCCTGGACGCAAACGCCCCGCTCCCGGCGTCCGCGGAGGTCACGGCACTCCTCGATGCCACGTTGAAACCGGACGGTGCGGGCAGCATCAGCGGCGTCGTCATGGACGCTTCCACCGGCAAAGTCCTCTTTGACCGCGACGCCTCGGCCAACCGGATCCCGGCGTCGAACATGAAACTGCTGACCGCCGTCGCAGCCCTGAAAGCCCTGGGTCCGGACACGCGCTTCACCACCCGCGTGCTGGGATCCGACAATCCCTCCACGGTTGTACTGACCGGGGGAGGGGACGTGCTGCTGGGTGCTTCCCCCTCCGATCCCAACGCCGTCATGGGCAGGGCAGGCCTGGCGTCCTTGGCCGCAGATACGGCCACCGCGTTGACGGCCGCTGGAGTCAAAGGCCCAGTCACCGTTCAGGTGGACGACACCCTGTTCAGCGGCGCGCCCCTCAACCCGGCCTGGAGCCTGGACGACGTCGCCGCCGGCGAGACAGCACCCCTGTTTTCGCTGGCGTTGAATTCGGGCCGATACTCGCCGACCGTGATGAGCGGGCCCCGGCCCCAGGATTCTGCGGTCACCACCGCCCAGGCGTTCGCCGAGCAGTTGGCGGCTGCCGGCGTAGCGGTGAGTCCCGGCGTCGAACGCGGAAAGGGCCTCCCCACCAAGGTGCTGGCCGCAGCTGAGTCCGCCACCGTCAGCGAACAGGTCGACCTCATGCTGGAGACCTCGGATAACTTCCTCGCCGAGGCCTTGGGCCGGATGACCGCAGCCGCGTCCGGCAAGGAAGCCACGTACGACGGCGCCACTGCGGCCGTGCGGCAAAGGTTGGCGGAGTTGGGGATCGCCACGGATTCGATGCAGTTGGCCGACGTATCGGGCCTTGCCTTGGAAAACCAGGTCAGCGCCCGGCAGTTCGTCGAGGTTGTCCGTGCAATCACCAGCGGCCCGGACCTTTCCCTCCGCACGGCATTGGACGGTTTCCCGGTAGCTGGACTGACCGGCACCCTGGATAACAGGTACGTGGATGCCAGCACGGCCGAAGGTGCTGGACTGGTCCGCGCCAAGACCGGGACGTTGAATTCAGTGATCGCACTGAGCGGCTATGTGGTTGACGCCGATGGCCGGCTGCTGGTGTTCTCGTTCATCGGCAATGGACTCGAACCCGGTGCCGCCGGAAACAAGGTAGCTATGGACCGGGCAGCGTCAGGTCTGGCCTCGTGCGGCTGCCGCAGTTGA
- a CDS encoding zinc-dependent metalloprotease yields the protein MVSSARESSAGAPSLINWDLAASTAARLAPPGPELSAGEIGKAVDNLRFNADISVPHVHDITGLDAARDLRDSHVLVVDRASWSKANTQSFAVMLQPALQKMVESRSSVAMTPAAAAASGAITGTQLGAVLAFLSSKVLGQYDPFAALAPGANVPPGGRLLLVAPNIISVERELNVHPDDFRLWVCLHEQTHRVQFAAAPWLRHHMLDEIEKLSGNLLGNMDSLVDRAGAIAKSLRDRNPSDKVPGRGAILDLLQNPEEKASLSHITAVMSLLEGHANVVMDAVDASIVPSVRTIRQRFNERGKERGVVEKFIRNLLGLDAKMRQYTDGAKFVRQVVAVAGMEGFNKVWDAAEHLPTEEEIHNSKLWLERMGL from the coding sequence ATGGTGTCATCTGCCCGCGAATCGTCAGCAGGGGCCCCGTCCCTGATCAATTGGGACCTGGCCGCCTCTACGGCTGCTCGGCTTGCCCCTCCAGGTCCTGAGCTCAGCGCAGGGGAGATCGGCAAGGCGGTGGATAACCTGCGGTTCAACGCGGACATCTCCGTCCCCCACGTGCACGACATCACGGGCCTGGATGCCGCGAGGGACCTGCGTGACTCCCATGTCCTGGTGGTGGACCGTGCCTCCTGGTCCAAGGCCAACACGCAGAGCTTCGCCGTGATGCTCCAACCCGCGCTGCAGAAAATGGTTGAGAGCCGCAGCAGTGTGGCCATGACCCCGGCAGCCGCAGCCGCCAGCGGTGCCATCACCGGCACCCAGCTCGGGGCCGTCCTCGCCTTCCTGTCCAGCAAGGTCCTGGGACAGTACGACCCCTTCGCGGCCCTTGCCCCGGGCGCAAACGTTCCTCCGGGCGGCAGGCTCCTCCTGGTGGCGCCCAACATCATCTCCGTGGAGCGCGAACTCAACGTCCACCCCGACGATTTCCGGCTCTGGGTCTGCCTCCATGAGCAAACCCACCGTGTGCAGTTTGCCGCGGCGCCGTGGCTCCGGCATCACATGCTGGACGAGATCGAAAAGCTCAGCGGCAACCTGCTGGGCAACATGGATTCCTTGGTTGACCGGGCAGGCGCCATCGCCAAGTCCCTGCGAGATCGCAATCCCTCAGACAAGGTGCCCGGCCGCGGGGCCATCCTGGACCTGCTCCAGAACCCCGAGGAAAAGGCCTCCCTCTCCCACATCACCGCCGTGATGAGCCTCCTGGAGGGTCACGCCAACGTGGTGATGGACGCGGTGGACGCCAGCATCGTTCCGTCCGTGCGTACCATCCGCCAGCGCTTCAACGAGCGCGGCAAAGAACGGGGCGTGGTGGAGAAATTCATCCGCAACCTCCTCGGCCTGGACGCCAAGATGCGGCAATACACGGACGGCGCCAAGTTCGTCCGCCAAGTTGTTGCCGTGGCCGGGATGGAAGGCTTCAACAAGGTTTGGGACGCCGCCGAGCATCTCCCCACGGAAGAGGAAATCCATAACTCCAAATTGTGGCTGGAGCGGATGGGGCTTTGA
- the tilS gene encoding tRNA lysidine(34) synthetase TilS — protein sequence MQNALATAGYPSHVLVACSGGPDSLALAAVAAYFARRGHVDGHPVSVAGVVVDHQLQPGSADVAARTASVLRELGLAPVEVRTVDVAATGFGPEAAARDARHAALDAAADDLGCGAILLGHTLDDQAEQVLLGLARGSGTRSLAGMRPARGRLLRPFLGLRREETLEICEVEELDPWHDPSNADPSFARSRTRVEVMPVLEEKLGPGVAESLARTAAILQQDADFLEDLANETYLSLVRREDGDAWLPEDAVRELPAALRFRVIAKAASDVGGQQPGYGRLQAAEALLRRQGSAGPVELPGHVSVFRLSLSDLEQQRWDLPGSATAAPLPAATSASQDSAGVGPRDAARCGKLVFRHQKPSQQ from the coding sequence TTGCAAAACGCCCTCGCCACCGCAGGTTATCCGTCACATGTGCTTGTGGCCTGCAGTGGAGGCCCGGATTCCTTGGCGCTCGCAGCAGTTGCCGCGTACTTTGCCAGGCGTGGACACGTGGATGGGCATCCGGTGTCAGTAGCGGGGGTGGTGGTTGACCACCAATTGCAGCCCGGCTCGGCTGACGTCGCTGCCCGGACTGCATCGGTGTTGCGCGAGTTGGGGCTCGCCCCGGTGGAAGTGCGCACCGTGGACGTTGCTGCCACCGGGTTTGGGCCCGAGGCCGCCGCCCGGGATGCCCGTCACGCCGCCCTCGACGCCGCCGCTGATGACCTCGGTTGTGGGGCGATCCTCCTGGGCCACACCTTGGACGACCAAGCCGAACAGGTGCTTCTGGGGCTTGCCCGCGGTTCCGGCACGCGATCCCTGGCTGGCATGAGGCCCGCCCGCGGGCGCCTACTCCGGCCCTTCCTCGGTCTTCGGCGCGAAGAGACGTTGGAGATCTGCGAGGTTGAAGAACTAGATCCCTGGCATGATCCGAGCAACGCCGATCCGTCCTTTGCCCGCTCCCGGACGCGCGTGGAAGTCATGCCTGTCCTGGAAGAGAAGCTCGGGCCGGGAGTGGCCGAGTCCTTGGCCCGGACCGCGGCCATCCTTCAGCAGGACGCCGATTTCCTCGAGGACCTTGCCAACGAGACCTATCTCTCACTTGTCCGGCGCGAGGATGGGGACGCGTGGTTGCCCGAGGACGCCGTCCGGGAACTGCCCGCGGCCCTGAGGTTCCGCGTCATTGCGAAGGCAGCCTCCGACGTCGGGGGCCAGCAGCCCGGCTACGGGCGGCTCCAAGCCGCGGAAGCCCTGCTTCGGCGGCAGGGATCGGCCGGCCCGGTGGAACTCCCCGGGCACGTGAGCGTATTCCGTTTATCCCTCAGCGATCTGGAACAGCAGCGGTGGGACCTGCCAGGTTCCGCGACCGCTGCGCCCCTGCCCGCAGCCACCTCCGCAAGCCAGGATTCGGCCGGGGTCGGTCCCCGCGATGCCGCGCGCTGTGGGAAGCTAGTATTCCGGCATCAGAAACCGTCCCAACAGTAG
- the hpt gene encoding hypoxanthine phosphoribosyltransferase: protein MDSNDVQADLKHVLYTKEQIQTRIAELAAQIDKDYEGRDILVVGVLKGAVMVMADLARALHSHVSMDWMAVSSYGSGTQSSGVVRILKDLDTDLMGKDVLIVEDIIDSGLTLSWLKSNLESRGTASVEICTAFRKPTAAKVEIDVKYVGYDIPNEFVVGYGLDYAEKYRNLDFVGTLAPHVYE from the coding sequence GTGGATTCAAACGACGTCCAGGCAGATCTCAAGCACGTTCTTTACACCAAAGAGCAGATCCAAACACGCATCGCGGAACTCGCGGCGCAGATCGACAAGGACTACGAGGGCCGCGACATCCTTGTCGTCGGCGTCCTCAAGGGTGCGGTGATGGTCATGGCTGACCTGGCACGCGCGCTGCACAGCCACGTCAGCATGGACTGGATGGCAGTCTCTTCGTACGGTTCGGGAACGCAATCGTCAGGTGTTGTCCGGATCCTCAAGGACCTGGACACCGACCTCATGGGCAAGGATGTCCTGATCGTCGAGGACATCATCGATTCCGGCCTGACCCTTTCCTGGCTCAAGTCCAACCTCGAATCCCGCGGCACGGCCAGCGTCGAGATCTGCACGGCATTCCGTAAGCCGACCGCAGCCAAGGTGGAAATCGACGTCAAGTACGTCGGCTACGACATCCCCAACGAATTCGTCGTGGGCTACGGCCTCGACTACGCCGAAAAGTACCGCAACCTGGACTTCGTCGGCACCCTGGCTCCGCACGTCTACGAGTAG
- a CDS encoding type IV toxin-antitoxin system AbiEi family antitoxin domain-containing protein: MAAIELILSSDTARIGQDPRILAKRCKRGELVRVRRGAYVPADYWAHLNDLQRHGLRAAALVNTTLTPPTFNLQTAALLWGLGVVGTPSQLCTVTSDPRGGRSKHGIQRTLGSLDVGVTQLGGFRVTDKLRTTVELASTLNFAEALAVVDSSLRKHAPGDSVDAGSWDKEKAWGSPSNAGDLRDAASALGHQTRQRRVARILDLSTDKSESVGESISRAQMILLNFPEPRLQGSFTLRSGRTARTDFWWPELDLVGEFDGQGKYLRNKLRGQQTIQQAVMAEKARENGLRALGLTVIRWDWAEMMNPRTFARILNDGGLKSRRAA; this comes from the coding sequence ATGGCAGCCATCGAGTTGATTCTCTCTTCAGATACGGCGCGGATAGGACAGGATCCCCGTATCCTCGCTAAGCGCTGCAAGCGTGGCGAGTTGGTCCGTGTTCGTAGGGGCGCCTACGTTCCTGCGGACTACTGGGCCCACCTGAACGACCTCCAGCGCCATGGACTTCGGGCAGCAGCACTGGTCAACACAACATTGACGCCGCCCACCTTCAACCTGCAGACAGCCGCACTCCTCTGGGGGCTGGGTGTAGTAGGGACGCCCAGCCAACTATGTACCGTCACCTCGGACCCGAGAGGGGGACGATCGAAGCACGGCATCCAAAGAACCCTTGGAAGTTTGGATGTTGGGGTGACGCAGCTGGGCGGCTTTCGCGTCACGGACAAGCTACGGACAACCGTTGAACTGGCTTCAACATTGAACTTCGCCGAAGCGTTGGCCGTCGTGGACAGCAGCCTACGGAAACACGCGCCCGGCGACTCCGTGGATGCCGGCAGTTGGGACAAGGAGAAAGCGTGGGGTTCACCATCGAACGCAGGGGATTTGCGCGACGCCGCTTCCGCCCTTGGTCATCAGACAAGACAACGACGTGTCGCCCGGATTCTCGATCTATCGACAGACAAGTCCGAATCCGTGGGTGAATCCATCAGCCGGGCGCAGATGATTCTGCTCAACTTCCCGGAACCCAGGCTCCAAGGTTCGTTCACTTTAAGGAGCGGGCGAACTGCACGAACAGACTTTTGGTGGCCAGAGCTCGATCTCGTGGGTGAATTCGACGGTCAGGGAAAATACCTGCGCAACAAGCTGCGCGGCCAGCAGACCATTCAGCAAGCCGTGATGGCCGAAAAAGCCCGCGAGAACGGGCTGCGGGCTCTGGGGCTAACCGTCATCCGCTGGGACTGGGCGGAGATGATGAACCCCCGAACCTTCGCACGGATCTTGAATGACGGAGGGCTGAAGTCCAGGCGTGCGGCGTGA
- the ftsH gene encoding ATP-dependent zinc metalloprotease FtsH, whose translation MKAKSFFKGPGIWIVVVVGLLLVAFATLAPGGSTRIDTKEGLELLSQSGKVEQAKIFDAENRVDLVLKDNLNLDGQDKGKNVQFFYVTDRGPDVVKAVTNANPDKGFTDQPVENNWFSGLFSLLIPVLLLGVLFWFLLSRMQGGGSKVMQFGKSKAKLVNKDMPQVTFSDVAGADEAVEELQEIKEFLQEPAKFQAVGAKIPKGVLLYGPPGTGKTLLARAVAGEAGVPFFSISGSDFVEMFVGVGASRVRDLFEQAKASSPAIIFVDEIDAVGRHRGAGIGGGNDEREQTLNQLLVEMDGFDVKTNVILIAATNRPDVLDPALLRPGRFDRQITVEAPDMIGREQILNVHAKGKPMAQGIDLRAVAKKTPGYTGADLANVLNEAALLTARSNANLIDDRALDEAIDRVMAGPQKRSRVMKELERKITAYHEGGHALVAAALRNSAPVTKITILPRGRALGYTMVIPEDDKYSVTRNELLDQMAYAMGGRVAEEIVFHDPSTGASNDIEKATSTARKMVTQYGMSERVGAVKLGQGGGEPFLGRDAAQERNFSDQIAYVVDEEVRRLIDQAHDEAYAILTENRDVLDRLALELLERETLNQAEIAEIFHDIRKRDFREIWLSKESRPVQSIPPVESRAEKAEREAQEEAKKARLDEPLDVVAPHAQGVSSQESFEAPNPNGGPDNPHHG comes from the coding sequence ATGAAAGCTAAGAGTTTCTTCAAGGGCCCGGGCATCTGGATTGTTGTCGTCGTTGGCTTGCTCCTGGTGGCATTCGCGACACTTGCTCCGGGCGGTTCCACGCGCATTGACACCAAGGAAGGCCTCGAGCTCCTTTCCCAGAGCGGGAAGGTTGAGCAGGCCAAGATTTTCGACGCCGAGAATCGTGTTGACCTGGTACTCAAGGACAACCTGAACCTCGATGGTCAGGACAAGGGCAAGAACGTCCAGTTCTTCTACGTCACGGATCGCGGTCCTGATGTGGTGAAGGCTGTTACCAACGCCAACCCGGATAAGGGCTTCACGGACCAGCCGGTCGAGAACAATTGGTTCTCCGGCCTTTTCTCGCTTCTCATCCCGGTGCTGCTGCTGGGTGTCCTGTTCTGGTTCTTGCTTTCTCGCATGCAGGGCGGCGGTTCCAAGGTAATGCAGTTCGGCAAGTCCAAGGCCAAACTGGTCAACAAGGACATGCCGCAGGTGACTTTCTCCGACGTCGCCGGTGCTGACGAGGCCGTGGAAGAGCTCCAGGAAATCAAGGAATTCCTCCAGGAGCCCGCTAAGTTCCAGGCCGTAGGCGCCAAGATCCCTAAGGGTGTGCTGCTCTACGGCCCTCCAGGTACGGGTAAGACCCTGCTGGCCCGTGCTGTTGCTGGTGAAGCCGGTGTTCCCTTCTTCTCCATTTCGGGCTCGGACTTTGTGGAAATGTTCGTCGGTGTCGGTGCTTCCCGTGTCCGCGACCTCTTCGAGCAGGCCAAGGCAAGCTCTCCGGCCATCATCTTCGTCGACGAGATCGACGCTGTGGGCCGTCACCGTGGCGCCGGTATCGGCGGCGGTAATGACGAGCGCGAGCAGACGCTCAACCAGCTCCTCGTGGAGATGGACGGCTTCGACGTCAAGACCAACGTCATCCTCATCGCAGCCACCAACCGTCCGGACGTCCTGGACCCGGCATTGCTGCGCCCGGGCCGTTTCGACCGCCAGATCACCGTGGAAGCCCCGGACATGATCGGCCGCGAACAGATCCTCAACGTTCACGCCAAGGGCAAGCCGATGGCACAAGGCATCGATCTACGGGCTGTGGCCAAGAAGACCCCCGGCTACACCGGTGCTGACTTGGCCAACGTGCTCAATGAGGCCGCACTGCTGACCGCGCGTTCCAACGCCAACCTGATTGACGACCGTGCCCTGGACGAGGCAATCGACCGCGTCATGGCCGGCCCGCAGAAGCGCAGCCGTGTCATGAAGGAACTTGAGCGCAAGATCACCGCTTACCACGAGGGTGGCCACGCGCTGGTTGCTGCGGCGCTGCGCAACTCGGCCCCGGTCACCAAGATCACCATCCTTCCCCGTGGTCGCGCCCTCGGTTACACCATGGTCATCCCCGAGGACGACAAGTACTCGGTTACCCGCAACGAACTGCTGGACCAGATGGCCTACGCCATGGGCGGCCGTGTTGCTGAGGAAATCGTGTTCCACGACCCCTCCACGGGTGCTTCCAACGACATTGAGAAGGCCACATCCACGGCCCGGAAAATGGTCACGCAGTACGGTATGAGCGAACGCGTTGGTGCCGTGAAGCTGGGCCAGGGCGGCGGCGAGCCGTTCCTCGGCCGCGATGCCGCACAGGAGCGCAACTTCTCGGACCAGATCGCCTACGTGGTGGATGAGGAAGTTCGTCGCCTGATCGACCAGGCACACGACGAGGCCTACGCCATCCTCACCGAAAACCGCGACGTCCTGGATCGCCTGGCGCTGGAACTCCTGGAACGGGAAACCTTGAACCAGGCTGAGATCGCAGAGATCTTCCACGACATCCGGAAACGTGATTTCCGCGAGATCTGGCTGTCCAAGGAATCCCGCCCGGTCCAGTCGATCCCGCCGGTTGAAAGCCGTGCCGAGAAGGCTGAACGTGAGGCCCAGGAAGAAGCCAAGAAGGCCCGCCTGGACGAACCGTTGGATGTCGTGGCCCCGCACGCCCAGGGCGTCAGCAGCCAAGAGTCCTTCGAGGCGCCGAATCCCAACGGCGGCCCTGACAACCCTCATCACGGCTAA
- the folE gene encoding GTP cyclohydrolase I FolE — translation MTHFDDDDLAAAHGSAAGSKHGHKVDRPRIEAAVREILLAIGEDPERGGLQDTPKRVAKAYAEVFAGLHQHPEEVLSTTFDLDHEELVLVKDIPFYSTCEHHLVPFHGVAHVGYIPSHDGKVTGLSKLARLVDIYARRPQVQERLTTQIVEALVTHLNPRGAIVVVECEHMCMSMRGIRKPGAKTVTSAVRGQLHDPATRAEAMSLILGR, via the coding sequence GTGACTCATTTCGACGACGACGACCTCGCCGCCGCCCACGGTTCTGCCGCGGGCTCCAAGCACGGCCATAAAGTGGATCGCCCGCGCATTGAAGCGGCGGTTCGCGAGATTCTCCTTGCAATCGGGGAAGATCCCGAGCGTGGGGGCCTCCAGGACACGCCAAAGCGCGTGGCCAAGGCCTATGCCGAGGTCTTCGCGGGCCTTCATCAGCACCCGGAAGAGGTGCTGTCCACTACCTTCGACCTCGACCATGAAGAGCTTGTCCTCGTCAAGGACATTCCCTTCTACTCGACGTGCGAACACCATCTGGTGCCTTTCCACGGCGTCGCGCATGTCGGTTATATTCCGTCACATGACGGCAAGGTCACTGGGCTTAGCAAGTTGGCGCGGCTGGTGGATATCTACGCCCGCCGGCCCCAGGTGCAGGAGCGGCTCACTACGCAGATCGTTGAGGCCCTTGTAACGCACCTGAACCCGCGCGGGGCGATTGTCGTCGTCGAATGCGAGCATATGTGCATGTCCATGCGCGGCATTCGCAAGCCCGGCGCGAAGACCGTCACCAGCGCGGTGCGCGGTCAGCTCCATGACCCGGCCACCCGCGCCGAGGCCATGAGCCTCATACTCGGAAGGTAA
- the folP gene encoding dihydropteroate synthase, producing the protein MDSLAAAPGTGPATSPLPVLRKPRPAARFEDLPTDRTLVMGILNVTPDSFSDGGTHRTPDTAIALGLRMFYAGADIIDVGGESTRSGAEPVSPEEEQRRVIPVIEALVKAGALVSIDTMHTSTAAAAVEAGAAIINDVSGLTIEPDMPELVARTKVPYILTHRRGDALTMDSLTHYDNVVDDVVAELSGVRDKLYAAGVAPEQIIIDPGVGFSKNEDQNWEILKNLDKLFGLGHKVMVAASRKRFLGSLLTVSGKSAAPLERDAATAAITALSATKGAWAVRVHDVGPSLDAVKVAARIAR; encoded by the coding sequence ATGGACTCCCTCGCTGCAGCACCCGGAACCGGCCCGGCCACAAGCCCGCTGCCGGTTCTCCGTAAGCCGCGGCCCGCGGCCAGGTTCGAGGACCTGCCGACGGACCGCACGCTCGTCATGGGAATCCTGAACGTCACCCCGGATTCCTTCAGCGACGGCGGCACCCACCGGACGCCGGATACGGCCATCGCCCTCGGTTTGCGTATGTTCTACGCGGGTGCAGACATCATCGACGTCGGAGGCGAATCGACGCGCTCCGGTGCGGAACCGGTTTCCCCCGAAGAGGAACAGCGCCGGGTTATCCCGGTCATTGAGGCGCTGGTCAAAGCGGGCGCGCTGGTCAGTATCGACACGATGCACACGTCCACTGCCGCGGCAGCCGTGGAGGCAGGCGCGGCGATCATCAACGATGTTTCCGGCCTGACCATCGAGCCGGACATGCCCGAACTCGTGGCCCGCACCAAGGTTCCCTACATCCTCACGCACCGCCGTGGGGACGCCCTGACCATGGACAGCCTCACGCACTATGACAACGTCGTTGACGATGTCGTGGCGGAACTCAGCGGCGTCCGGGACAAGTTGTACGCAGCGGGCGTTGCCCCGGAGCAGATCATCATCGATCCGGGCGTTGGTTTTTCCAAGAACGAGGACCAGAACTGGGAGATCCTCAAGAACCTCGACAAGCTTTTTGGTCTCGGCCACAAGGTGATGGTTGCTGCTTCCCGGAAGCGGTTCCTCGGTTCGCTCCTGACTGTTTCCGGCAAGTCGGCTGCCCCTCTTGAACGTGACGCCGCTACGGCGGCCATCACCGCTTTGAGCGCCACCAAGGGCGCCTGGGCTGTCCGCGTTCACGACGTCGGTCCCAGCCTTGACGCCGTCAAGGTCGCCGCCCGTATCGCCCGCTGA
- the folB gene encoding dihydroneopterin aldolase — protein sequence MDRITLTGVTAVGYHGVFDFERRDGQPFVVDAVLHTDFTKAAETDDLQYTAHYGQVAELITKHIKGEPLNLIEALAVRIAEGILANYAVAAVDVTVHKPKAPIEVPFGDVTVSVHRERS from the coding sequence GTGGACAGGATCACGCTGACCGGCGTTACCGCCGTCGGTTATCACGGGGTGTTCGATTTCGAGCGCCGTGACGGCCAGCCGTTCGTGGTGGACGCAGTGCTGCACACGGATTTCACCAAGGCCGCCGAGACCGATGACCTGCAGTACACGGCGCATTACGGCCAAGTTGCCGAGCTGATCACCAAGCACATCAAGGGTGAACCACTGAACCTGATCGAGGCCCTGGCCGTCAGGATCGCCGAGGGCATCCTGGCGAACTACGCCGTGGCGGCCGTCGATGTCACCGTCCACAAGCCCAAAGCGCCTATCGAGGTGCCGTTCGGTGACGTCACGGTCAGTGTCCACAGGGAGCGATCATGA
- the folK gene encoding 2-amino-4-hydroxy-6-hydroxymethyldihydropteridine diphosphokinase: MTSVYTKAILALGSNLGERNDTLSTAVADLVDPPEVRLLGVSPVVQTKAVGGPGGQPDFLNMVMAVETTLTPLELLKHCHDVEQKHHRVREVRWGPRTLDVDIIVFGDLASEDPILTIPHPRAAERAFVLYPWSLLEPHAQLEGRSVAELAAVAADMPDIRRFDGFGDVAGVPATGALE, from the coding sequence ATGACGTCTGTCTACACCAAGGCCATCCTGGCGCTTGGCAGCAACCTGGGCGAGCGGAACGACACGCTCTCCACCGCAGTCGCGGACCTCGTGGATCCTCCCGAGGTCAGGTTGCTTGGGGTGTCCCCGGTAGTCCAGACCAAGGCTGTTGGCGGCCCGGGAGGTCAACCCGATTTCCTGAACATGGTCATGGCGGTCGAAACGACGCTCACTCCATTGGAGCTCCTGAAGCATTGCCATGACGTGGAACAGAAGCATCACCGTGTCCGTGAAGTGCGCTGGGGTCCCAGGACCCTTGACGTGGACATTATTGTCTTCGGCGACCTTGCCAGCGAAGATCCCATCCTCACCATCCCGCATCCGCGGGCAGCCGAGCGGGCTTTCGTGCTGTACCCGTGGTCGCTGTTGGAACCCCACGCGCAACTGGAGGGGCGGAGCGTGGCTGAACTGGCTGCCGTCGCCGCCGACATGCCGGACATCCGTCGTTTTGACGGTTTCGGTGACGTCGCCGGCGTGCCCGCCACGGGCGCGTTGGAGTAG